A window of Marinobacter salarius contains these coding sequences:
- a CDS encoding RNA polymerase sigma factor: protein MRSTGSRQQFDTLVRPWRYRLYGVAQRQAPSQEMAEDWTQETLLRAWRDFDQLDDHVAAYAWLLRILNRVVADDYRRDGRRQQLAPVLTTGDAVLNGYPCSAPGPFDQVLKNQSDAQVMAAVHALPDSFRQVILLRDFEELSYQDIAQILDLAPGTVMSRLSRARRLLAKRLIKANPSALATSHTKYTSVNPHE, encoded by the coding sequence ATGCGCAGCACTGGAAGCAGGCAGCAATTCGACACCCTGGTACGGCCCTGGCGCTACCGCCTGTACGGTGTTGCGCAACGCCAGGCCCCCTCACAGGAAATGGCGGAGGACTGGACCCAGGAGACCTTGCTCCGGGCCTGGCGGGACTTTGACCAACTGGACGATCACGTGGCGGCCTACGCCTGGCTGCTAAGGATTCTCAACCGGGTGGTCGCCGATGACTATCGGCGGGATGGGCGCCGGCAGCAACTGGCTCCGGTGCTGACCACCGGTGACGCGGTGTTGAATGGGTATCCCTGCAGTGCCCCAGGCCCCTTCGATCAGGTCCTGAAAAACCAGAGCGATGCGCAGGTCATGGCTGCGGTTCACGCCCTGCCGGACAGCTTTCGGCAGGTCATTCTGTTGCGGGACTTTGAGGAGCTGAGCTATCAGGACATCGCACAAATTTTGGATCTGGCACCGGGGACGGTCATGAGTCGCCTGTCACGCGCGCGGCGCCTGCTCGCTAAGCGACTGATCAAGGCAAACCCGAGCGCCTTGGCTACCAGCCACACAAAATACACATCGGTGAATCCTCATGAGTGA